Proteins found in one Pelmatolapia mariae isolate MD_Pm_ZW linkage group LG7, Pm_UMD_F_2, whole genome shotgun sequence genomic segment:
- the LOC134632156 gene encoding G-protein coupled receptor-associated protein LMBRD2B-like isoform X4: MDSAISHHNKLQTAHTSQDNDPKHTAKVIRNYLQCKEEQEVLEVMVRPPQSSDLNIIECVWDYMKRQKGLRKPVSTENLCLRTRCLDLLGFQQFMEDSEMTSDLMDEGKELNRQGQ; the protein is encoded by the exons ATGGACTCGGCCATCTCCCACCACAACAAGCTGCAGACTGCTCACACCTCT caggacaacgaccccaaacacacagccaaagtCATTAGGAACTATCTTCAgtgtaaagaagaacaagaagtactggaagtgatggtaCGGCCCCCACAGAGCTCTGATCTTAACATCATCGAAtgtgtctgggattacatgaagagacagaaggggTTGAGGAAGCCTGTatccacagaaaatctgtg TTTAAGGACCCGCTGCCTTGATCTTCTGGGCTTCCAGCAGTTTATGGAAGACAGTgaaatgacctctgacctgatgGACGAGGGAAAGGAGCTGAACCGCCAGG GTCAGTAA
- the LOC134632156 gene encoding G-protein coupled receptor-associated protein LMBRD2B-like isoform X3: MDSAISHHNKLQTAHTSQDNDPKHTAKVIRNYLQCKEEQEVLEVMVRPPQSSDLNIIECVWDYMKRQKGLRKPVSTENLCLRTRCLDLLGFQQFMEDSEMTSDLMDEGKELNRQAGQ; the protein is encoded by the exons ATGGACTCGGCCATCTCCCACCACAACAAGCTGCAGACTGCTCACACCTCT caggacaacgaccccaaacacacagccaaagtCATTAGGAACTATCTTCAgtgtaaagaagaacaagaagtactggaagtgatggtaCGGCCCCCACAGAGCTCTGATCTTAACATCATCGAAtgtgtctgggattacatgaagagacagaaggggTTGAGGAAGCCTGTatccacagaaaatctgtg TTTAAGGACCCGCTGCCTTGATCTTCTGGGCTTCCAGCAGTTTATGGAAGACAGTgaaatgacctctgacctgatgGACGAGGGAAAGGAGCTGAACCGCCAGG CAGGTCAGTAA
- the LOC134632156 gene encoding G-protein coupled receptor-associated protein LMBRD2B-like isoform X1: MDSAISHHNKLQTAHTSQDNDPKHTAKVIRNYLQCKEEQEVLEVMVRPPQSSDLNIIECVWDYMKRQKGLRKPVSTENLCLRTRCLDLLGFQQFMEDSEMTSDLMDEGKELNRQESHLLGEETTVKREVQRSCSSLDILLKIED, encoded by the exons ATGGACTCGGCCATCTCCCACCACAACAAGCTGCAGACTGCTCACACCTCT caggacaacgaccccaaacacacagccaaagtCATTAGGAACTATCTTCAgtgtaaagaagaacaagaagtactggaagtgatggtaCGGCCCCCACAGAGCTCTGATCTTAACATCATCGAAtgtgtctgggattacatgaagagacagaaggggTTGAGGAAGCCTGTatccacagaaaatctgtg TTTAAGGACCCGCTGCCTTGATCTTCTGGGCTTCCAGCAGTTTATGGAAGACAGTgaaatgacctctgacctgatgGACGAGGGAAAGGAGCTGAACCGCCAGG AAAGTCATCTGCTGGGAGAAGAAACAACAGTGAAACGGGAAGTACAAAGAAGCTGCTCATCACTGGATATTCTGCTTAAGATTGAAGATTGA
- the LOC134632156 gene encoding G-protein coupled receptor-associated protein LMBRD2B-like isoform X2, whose protein sequence is MDSAISHHNKLQTAHTSQDNDPKHTAKVIRNYLQCKEEQEVLEVMVRPPQSSDLNIIECVWDYMKRQKGLRKPVSTENLCLRTRCLDLLGFQQFMEDSEMTSDLMDEGKELNRQVICWEKKQQ, encoded by the exons ATGGACTCGGCCATCTCCCACCACAACAAGCTGCAGACTGCTCACACCTCT caggacaacgaccccaaacacacagccaaagtCATTAGGAACTATCTTCAgtgtaaagaagaacaagaagtactggaagtgatggtaCGGCCCCCACAGAGCTCTGATCTTAACATCATCGAAtgtgtctgggattacatgaagagacagaaggggTTGAGGAAGCCTGTatccacagaaaatctgtg TTTAAGGACCCGCTGCCTTGATCTTCTGGGCTTCCAGCAGTTTATGGAAGACAGTgaaatgacctctgacctgatgGACGAGGGAAAGGAGCTGAACCGCCAGG TCATCTGCTGGGAGAAGAAACAACAGTGA